CCGCGGACAGGAGGAATACGAACGGCAGTACCAGGAGCGGTTGCTCAAAAATCTCGCAAGACAAGCCACAAGAATGGGTTGCCAGCTCATTGTGGAAAACTCCGGAGAAGTACTTTCTTAGCAGCGTAGCGAAGCAATCTCGTTCTCGTAAACACCCCGGCAGACGCTGCAATCTCTTGTCGGAAAGCCGCCGGTCCGGAATCAGCGCACGAACACAGCCCCTTGCTTTGCGCGGCGGAACCTGCCAGAATCAGCGTCTGAACTCTGAACCCACGGGAGACCCGCCATGAAACTTCGCCGCCTGTTCCTCCCCGCCGCCGCCGTTCTTCTGCTTGCGGGGGCCGTGTCCGCCGGGGAGGTCGCGTTCAAGACGCACCGCGTCGGCACGTACCGGGGCGAGGCCTGCTGCGTGGCCGATTTCAACAACGACGGCAAGCCGGACATCGCGGCGCTGCCGTTCGTCTACCTCGCGCCGGACTTCAAACCGCTGGAAATCTGCACGGTCGAGGGCGAGGTGGACGACGAGGGCAAGGGCTACCGATGGGATTTCATCAATGCGGCCCTGGACGCGGACGGCGACGGCTGGACGGACATCGTCACCGCGTCGTGGTTCGGCAAGAAGTCGGAATGGCTGCGGAACCCCGGCCCGGCGGAGGGGCACTGGCCCCGCGCGCTGGTCGAGGAGAACGGCAACTTTGAGTGCGGCGAGACGTGGGACATTGACGGCGACGGGAAGGTGGACGAGGTGCTGCCGGAGGTGGCAACCACGGTCTGGTACGAGGCGAACCCCGTGAAGGGCGGCGAGCCCGCCGTGCTGCGGCATGTCATCTCGGAGAAGGCGATGGACTGGGGGGGCGGCTGCGGCGACGTGAACGGCGACGGGCGGCCGGACGTGCTGCGGCCCAACGCGTGGTTTGAGGCGCCCGCCGACCCGCGCGCCGGGGAATGGAAGGAGCATCCGCTGGCCCTCGGCGGGAAGGAGGAGGGGCAGGCGGGGCACACGGCGCAGATCCTGGTGTATGACGTGAACCGGGACGGCCTGCCGGACCTCATCTCCAGCATCGCCCACGACTACGGCATCTTCTGGTGGGAGCAGCGGAAGGAGGGCGACACCATTTCATGGAAGCGCCACCTCATTGACGACACGTGGTCGCAGGCGCACAGTTTCATGCTGGCGGACCTGGACCTCGACGGGGACCTCGACCTCGTGACCGGGAAGCGGTTCATGGCCCACAACGGCGGCGACCCGGGCGAGTTTGAGCCCCTGGGCGTCTACTGGTACGAGCTGGTCCCGGGGCCCGCGCCGGAATGGAAGAAGCACAACGTCTCCTTCAACGAGGGAATCGGCTCCGGGCTGAACCTGGTGACCGCGGACCTCGACGGCGACGGCGACAGCGACATCGTCGTGACGGGAAAATGGGGCGGCCCCGTCTGGTTCGAGAACACGCTGAAATAGAGCCCGCCCCGTTCGCTCAGGCGGTCTCCTCCCGCGTTTCGTGGCCAAGTTTCACGCCGGCCTCCTCGCCGGACTCGAAGTAGTTCTCCTTGGGCAGGTGTCGGAACCAGAGGAAGTACATGCCCGTCAGTCCCACACAAAACAGGACGAAGGAGACGGCGAAGCCTGACCAGGCCCCGATGACGGCCTGCATGGGCATGAGGAACATGTTCACCTGCCAGAGCAGGGCGAAGGGGACGCAGAGAATGTCGCGGCGGTGCTCCAGCTCCATGGCGGCGCGCTCGGCCGGGGGCAGCGCCCTGCGGAAGGGCCCCCACACCCCGAAGGGCCGCGTGATGCGGTAGAACCGGCCAACCGCCTTGACGTCCTCGGGCGGGGTCAGGTAGGTGCCGATGATGGACGCGGCCAGGCCCACGCAGCCCAGGAAGAGGAACTGGAGCCGCGGATCCATTCCGGGATACAGGGCCCGCTGGAGGATGGCCGCGGTGAGGCCTGTGAAGGTGCCCAGGGCGAAGCCGCCGCCGTTGAACCGCCACCAGAGCAGGCGCAGGAGCAGGGGGACCATGAGCCCGCCGCCGAGCCCCATGATGATCCAGTCCCAGATGTCGTTGATGCTCTTGACGGAGTAGGCGAAGACGAAGGAGACCGCCGTCAGGCCCAGCACGGTGGCCCAGCTCACATAGATCAGCTCGCGCGTCGAGGCGGCCCGGTGCAGGTACTTCTGGTAGATGTCCCGGGTGACGTAGCCCGTGGTCATGTTGATCGTCGCGTTAAACGTGGACATGGCGGCGGCCAGCAGCACGATGAGCAGCAGGCCGCGCAGGCCCGCCGGAATGTTGAACAGGAGCACGGCGGGCAGGATGCGCTCCGGGTCCACCCCCCCCTCAAAGCCCACCAGCATGAGCTTCTTCTGCCACGCCTCCCCGCCGAGCACGCCCTTCAGCCCGGCGACCAGCTCCGGCGCGTGGCGCTCCGGGTGGTTCGTGATGTCCGACACCGCGTCGGCCCACTGCTCCTTCACGAGCGCGGGGTTCTCCCTCTTGACCAGGTCGGCGGCCTGCGCCATGGCGGTCCGGTCCGGGAACAGGTCGTGCACGAGCAGGATGCCCATGGCGGCGAAGCCCATCATCATGGGCCAGCGCAGGGTCATCAGGCAGGTCCAGAACCCCGTCAGCAGGCCGCACTCGCGGTCGCTTTTCGCGCCGAAGTAGCGCGGGTCATAGCCCGAGGGGATGCCCGCGAAGACATTCTTCATCAGGTAGAAGAAGGCGAACATGAACAGCGCATGGTACTGCTCGTAGCCCGCGGGCATCTCCGTGTTGAGCTGCGGCGTGCTGCTCATCCACTGGCTGTTCCCCGTCACCTGTTGGGCGATGGCCGCAAAGTCCGGCGCGGCCCCGATCTTCGCCACGGCCATCACCGAGATGATGACCACCCCCAGGGCGATGATCCCCGACTGGAAGAGGTCCGTGAACACCACCCCGTAGAAGCCCGAGATCATGGTGTACACGCAGGTGATGCCGATCATCACGAGCGTGCAGGTGAGGGGCGAATAGGGGAAGAACATGGTCAGGAAGAGGCCGGACCCCTTGATCAGGTAGGCCAGCATGCCGATGGAGTTGACGATGCCCGCCAGCGCCATCACAAACTGCGCGAAGCGCCCGCCCCACCCGTCACCAAACCGGAAGACCATCCACTCCGCCACCGTCAGGCATTTCGACCGCCGGTGCCACTTGCCCCCCCAGAGCATCATGAACGCCAGCCCCAGCACCGCGCCCCCGCGGAACTCGATGAACAGCCCCCGGGGCCCCAGCATGAACAGGAACGACGTGATGATCATCGTCCCCGTCATGTCCAGGAAGAAGGCCATCCCCGAAATGCCCAGGGCCCACCACGGCAACTGCCGCCCGCCGATGAAATAGTCGTCCAGACTCCTCGACGCCATGCGCTCCAGAACCAGCCCCAGCACCAACAGCGCGAGCAGATACCCCCCGATGACGGAGTAGTCAATCGCGTTCAACGACCACATGGCGCCTCCTTCCGTGGTTGAGCCCGGCCCATTCTAGCATGACGCCCCCCGGATCCACCCCGGGGCCGGGCCCCGCCCTTTTTCCGCGAAACGCGGCCCCGGCCTATCCGGCGTTTCGGGTCTTCCTGGGATCCGGCGGCACCACAAGCACGGGGCAGGCGGCCTTGCGGACCACCTTCTCCGTGACGTTGCCAAAGAGGGCGGACTCCAGGACGCTGTGGCCGTGGCGGCCCACGACGATGAGGTCGGCGTGGACCTCGGCGGCAAACGCCAGGATCATCTGGTAGTCCCTGCCGACGCGCATCTCCACGCGGAAGTCCACCCCGCCGGGAATCCGCGGCCGGTAGGTTTCCGCAACCCGCGCGTCTATGTCGCGCTTGGCCTTGTCGTCCACCCCCTCCACCTCGTAGAGGTAGGTCTTCCAAAACTGCGCGTCGGGCTCGGGCACCACGTGCAGCAGGAAGAGCGCGCAGCCGGGCCGCCGGAGGGCGGCGTCCAGGGCGTAGTCAAAGGCGCGGTCGGCGTTTTCCGAGAAGTCGGTGCAGAAGAGAATGCGCTGATAGGGGCTGTCGGGAAGCGGTTCAGTGCTCATGGGCGGGCCTCCTTGATCAGTTCATCAGTCCCGGGAGGAACAGGGAAATCTGGGGGAAGGCCACCAGGATGGCCGCGGCGAGGACCAGGGTCCACAGGAAGGGCATCGCGCCGCGGAAGACGGTGGACAGGGGGATGTCGCGCTCGATGCCGCTGACCACGTAGACATTGACGCCCACAGGCGGCGAGATCACGCCCATCTGGGTGACCACCACGATGATGACGCCGAACCAGATGGGGTCATAGCCCAGCTTGGTGATGACCGGGTAGAAGATCGGCACGGTCAGCAGGACCAGCGCCAGGGCGTCCACAAAACACCCGGCGAGGAGGAAAAAGAGGATGATGGAGCCGACAATGGTCCATCCGGGAAGGGGCAGTCCGCCCAGCCACTCGGCGAAGACATAGGGGATGCGGGTGCGCGCCAGGAAGTGGCCGAACATGACCGCGCCCGCCACGATGACCATGACCATACAGGAGGTGCGGACCGTCTCCATGAGGGCCGTGCGCAGCATCTTGAACGTGAGCTCGCGGCGCGCCGCCGCAATCGCCAGGCTGCCCGCCGCGCCGATGGCCGCGGCCTCGGTGGCCGTGAAGTAGCCCAGGAACATGCCGCCCATGACCACCACGAACAGGATGAGGGTCTCGGAGACCCCCGCCAGCGCCGCCAGCTTCGCGCGCATCGTCGTGCGCGGGCCGGCGGGGCCCAGCTCCGGACGGCGGCGGCAGCTGAGGTAGATGGTCCCGCAGAACATGGCGGCAATCATGAACCCCGGCAGCACCCCGGCCACGAAGAGCTTCCCGATGGACTGCTCGGTCATGATGGCGTACACGATGAAGACCACGCTGGGGGGGATCAGCATGCCCAGGCTGCCGCCGGCCGCCACCGCGCCGCCGCCCAGCTCCATGCTGTAGTTGTACCGCCGCATCTCGGGCAGGGCCACCGACGCCATGGTGGCCGCCGTCGCCGGGCCGGAGCCGCAGATGGCGCCAAAGGCCGTGCAGGCCCCCACCGTCGCCATGGCCAGCCCGCCCGGCAGCGCGCCCAGCCACTGGTAGGCCGCGTTGAACAACCGCCGGCTGATCCCCACATGGAAACACACCTGCCCCATGAGCACGAACAGGGGGATCACGGTCAGGCTGTAGGACGAGAAAGTCTCGTAGAGGTCCGCGGTGACCATGGAGAAGGCCGCGGCGGGGTTCACCATGAAGGCGAAGGCCGCCAGGCCCACGACCGCCATGGCGAAGGCCACCGGCATGCTCGCCGCCAGCAGGACGAAAAGCATCACGCAGCCCAGGATTCCGATCTGCACCGCCGTCATGGCTTGATCATCTCCCGGCCCGGATGCAGCAGGTTGTGGACCTTCACCAGCACCGTGACGGCGCAGGCGCCCGCGATCACATAGGCCACCCAGAACATGGGTATCTGGAGGGTGAGCGACACCTCGCCGGTCCGCCGCAGGGAATTGCCGTACATGACGCACTGCCAGGCGAACACGCTGAACAGTCCGGCCACCAGCAGGCGGCACACCGTGTCCACCAGAATCCGCCCGGGCCGGTTCAGCTTCTGGAAGAAGAACTCGATGGCCACATGGCCCTTGACCGCCGTGGTGTAGGGCAGGGCGCAGGCGATGGCGACGGCGCCGCCCACGCGGACGATGTCAAAGGCCCCCGTCAGCGGGCGGCCGAAGGCCCGGAGAACCACGTCGGCGCAGGTGACGGCGATCATGGCGAGAATCGCCAGGCCCGACACCGCGGCCAGCGCCAGCACGACCGCGCGGAGCGCGCGCAAGTAAGCGCGGTCCGCGCGTTTCACCAGGCCAAGAAAACCGGCACTGCCTTCATCCATGCCTTCAGACCGCCTCCGCCGCATACTTGGCGATGAGCGCCTGGAGGTCGGCGAGGAAGGCGTCGCCCGGAAGCCCCTTGTCGGCGCAGCCCTTCACATATTCGTCCAGGATAGGCTTCACGGCCTCCTTCCAGCGGGCCTTCTCCTCGTCGGACAGGGGAAGGGTCTCGTGGCCGAGGCCGGCCACAAAGGCGCGGCCCTCCTCGTCCGCCTGGTCCCACGCCGCGCCCTGCTTCGCCACCCATTCCGCGCTCACCTCCGTGAGGACGGCCTGGAGGTCGGCGGGCAGGCCGTCCCACTTCGCCTTGTTCATCACGACGAACATGGAGGTGGTGTAGCCGATGACGGAGCTGTCCGTCACCGAGGAGATGACCTCGCCCTGCTTCCACCCCTTGAGCGTCTCCACGGGGCACAGCGTCGCGTCCGCCACGCCCTTCTGGAGCGCCTCATAGGTCTCGGGCTGGCTCATGCCCACCGGCGTGCCGCCGAGACTGGTGACGATTTTCGCGGACAGGCCGGTGGCCCGCACCTTCAGGCCCGCCATGTCGTCCATGGTCCGCACCGGCTTCCTGCTCGCCAGGATGCCCGGGCCGTGGGCGTGGACATACAGCACGTGCGTGTCCGCCGTCTCCGCGGGCTGGTACTTCGCCGTCAGCTCCGTCGCCACCCGGGTGGCCACCCTGCCGTTCGGGTAGCCGAGCGGCAGGTCCAGCCCCTCGAGCAGGGGGAAGCGGCCGCGCGTGTAGGCGAAGCAGCTCATGCCCAGGTCGGAGATGCCGTTCACCACGCCCTCATAGCACTGGGGCGCCTGCGTCAGCGCGCCGCCGGGAAACACGTTGATCTTGATGCGCCCCCCGCTGCGCTTCTCCACCTCGCGCGACCACTCCTCCGCCATCTGGCACTGGATGTGCGTCGGCGGGAAAAACACGCTGTACGTAAGCTCGACCGGCTTCCCGGCCTTCGCGGGGGCCGGGGCGGCGGTGCCCGGCGCGGCCGGGGCGGTGGGCGCGGCCTCCCCGCCGCATCCGCAGAACATCGTCGCGGCGGCCACCATGATCGTCAGGGCAAACAGCACCGTGTGGCGGTTTCCAGACATGACCTTCTCCCTCCGGGGCCGCGCGCGCCGGCCTGTTGGATGTCTCCTTCACAGCGTCCGGAGAACGGCCCCGGGCGCGGAACCGCCAGTATAGACCATTCCCACCGCCCGGGAAAAGTCAATTTGCGCCGTTCCCGCGAAAGGTCTATAATATTGGCCCCGGGGGAACGCCGTGCCCGCCGGGACCCGCGGCCGCTCTTTTCGCACGGCGATGCGAGGCACCATGACCGGTGATTCCAGGATTATCAGGGGGCTCTCCTTCGACGATGTGCTGCTGTGCCCCGCCCGTTCGGGGGTGCTTCCGCGCGACACGGATGTGCGCACGCGCCTGACCCGGGCGGTCGGCCTGAACATTCCGCTGCTGAGCGCCGCCATGGACACGGTGACGGAGTCGCGGCTGGCCATCTCCATCGCGCAGGAGGGCGGCCTGGGGGTGATCCACAAGAACCTCACCCTGTCCGAGCAGGCGGAGGAGGTGGACCGCGTGAAGCGGTCGCAGGCGGGCATCGTCAGCCATCCCTTCACCCTGACGCCGGAGCACAAGCTCAAGGACGCCGAGGCGCTCATGGGCCGCTACCATGTGTCGGGGGTGCCCATCACCAACGCGTCGGGCATCCTGGTCGGCATCCTGACCAACCGCGACCTGCGCTTCGAGGAGGACCTCGAGGCCCCCATCGCCGACGTGATGACGCCGCGCGAGCGGCTGGTCACCGTGCCCCCCGGCACGCCGATGGACGAGGCCAAGCGCCTCCTGCACAGGCACCGCATCGAGAAGCTGCCCATCGTGGACAAGGACGGGCGCCTCGAGGGGCTGCTGACCATCAAGGACATCATCAAGGCGCGCGACTTCCCGAACCGCTGCACCGACGAGCGGGGCCGCCTGCGCGTGGGCGCGGCGGTCGGCGTCGGGCCCGGCGAGGTCGAGCGCGTGGAGGCGGTGCTCTCCGCCGGGGCCGACGTGGTGGTGGTGGACTCCGCCCACGGCCACAGCGAGATGGTCCTCGACATGGTCCGCCAGATCAAGGCGGCCTTCCCGGACGCCCAGGTGATCGCGGGCAACGTGGTCACCGCCGAGGCCGCGCGCGACCTGGTGGAGGCGGGGGTGGACGCCGTGAAGGTGGGCGTGGGCCCCGGGGCCATCTGCACCACCCGCGTGGTCGCGGGGGTCGGCGTGCCCCAGCTCACGGCGGTGATGGACGTGGCGGCGGAGTGCCGGAAGCGTGATGTGCCCGTCATCGCGGACGGCGGCGTGAAGTACAGCGGCGACATCGCCAAGGCCATCGCGGCCGGCGCCGACGCCGTCATGATCGGCAGCCTCTTCGCGGGCACCGAGGAGAGCCCCGGCGAGAAGGTCCTCTACGAGGGCCGCACCTTCAAGGTGGTGCGCGGCATGGGCTCCATCAAGGCCATGCAGCGCGGCAGCAAGACCCGCTACATGCAGTTCGACTCCGACCCGACCAAGCTGGTGCCCGAGGGCATCGAGGCGCGCGTGCCCTACCGGGGCGCGCTGTCCGGCTACGTCCACCAGCTTGTCGGCGGCCTGCGCGCCGCCATGGGCTACTGCGGCTGCGCCACCATCCCCGGCTTCCAGCAGAACGCCCGGTTCGTCGAGATGACCGCCGCCGGGCTCCGCGAAAGCCATCCCCACGACGTGACCATCACGGAGGACGCCCCGAATTACCAGGTCCCCCGCTGAGTTCTCAGGCAACCACACGGAATCATTTCCCATGCAGGACATCCGCAGACCCATTGTCGTCCTCGACTTCGGCGCCCAGTACAGCAAGCTCATCGCCCGGCGCGTCCGCGAGGCGAACGTCTACAGCGTCATCGTCCCCTACAGCATCCCGGCGGACCGCCTGCGCGCGATGGACCCCGTCGGCATCATCTTCAGCGGAGGGCCCGCCAGCGTGCACCAGCCCGGCGCGCCCCACCCCGACCCCGGGGTGTTCTCCCTCGGCGTGCCCATCCTCGGCATCTGCTACGGCGTGCAGCTCCTCGCCCAGATGCTCGGCGGCCGCGTGGCCCGCGCCGACCAGCGCGAGTACGGCATCGCCCAGCTGGAGCACGGGGACGACGGCACGGGCTTCCTGAAGAACGTGGACGCGGTGACCCAGGTGTGGATGAGCCACGGCGACCGGGTGGAGGAGCTGCCCGCGGGCTTCACCGCCGTCGGCCGCACGGAGAACTCGCCCTACGCCGCCGTCGCCGACCCCGCGCGGCGTTTCTACGGCGTGCAGTTCCACCCCGAGGTGGTCCACACGCCGCAGGGCATGCGCATCTTCGAGAACTTCGTCCACGGCATCTGCGGCTGCCCCGGCGACTGGAGCATGGGCTCGTTCATAGACCTCGCCGTCGAGGAGATCCGCGCCAAGGTCGGCGGCAGGAAGGTCCTCTGCGGACTGAGCGGCG
Above is a genomic segment from Candidatus Hydrogenedentota bacterium containing:
- a CDS encoding VCBS repeat-containing protein, with translation MKLRRLFLPAAAVLLLAGAVSAGEVAFKTHRVGTYRGEACCVADFNNDGKPDIAALPFVYLAPDFKPLEICTVEGEVDDEGKGYRWDFINAALDADGDGWTDIVTASWFGKKSEWLRNPGPAEGHWPRALVEENGNFECGETWDIDGDGKVDEVLPEVATTVWYEANPVKGGEPAVLRHVISEKAMDWGGGCGDVNGDGRPDVLRPNAWFEAPADPRAGEWKEHPLALGGKEEGQAGHTAQILVYDVNRDGLPDLISSIAHDYGIFWWEQRKEGDTISWKRHLIDDTWSQAHSFMLADLDLDGDLDLVTGKRFMAHNGGDPGEFEPLGVYWYELVPGPAPEWKKHNVSFNEGIGSGLNLVTADLDGDGDSDIVVTGKWGGPVWFENTLK
- a CDS encoding TRAP transporter large permease translates to MTAVQIGILGCVMLFVLLAASMPVAFAMAVVGLAAFAFMVNPAAAFSMVTADLYETFSSYSLTVIPLFVLMGQVCFHVGISRRLFNAAYQWLGALPGGLAMATVGACTAFGAICGSGPATAATMASVALPEMRRYNYSMELGGGAVAAGGSLGMLIPPSVVFIVYAIMTEQSIGKLFVAGVLPGFMIAAMFCGTIYLSCRRRPELGPAGPRTTMRAKLAALAGVSETLILFVVVMGGMFLGYFTATEAAAIGAAGSLAIAAARRELTFKMLRTALMETVRTSCMVMVIVAGAVMFGHFLARTRIPYVFAEWLGGLPLPGWTIVGSIILFFLLAGCFVDALALVLLTVPIFYPVITKLGYDPIWFGVIIVVVTQMGVISPPVGVNVYVVSGIERDIPLSTVFRGAMPFLWTLVLAAAILVAFPQISLFLPGLMN
- a CDS encoding TRAP transporter substrate-binding protein; this translates as MFCGCGGEAAPTAPAAPGTAAPAPAKAGKPVELTYSVFFPPTHIQCQMAEEWSREVEKRSGGRIKINVFPGGALTQAPQCYEGVVNGISDLGMSCFAYTRGRFPLLEGLDLPLGYPNGRVATRVATELTAKYQPAETADTHVLYVHAHGPGILASRKPVRTMDDMAGLKVRATGLSAKIVTSLGGTPVGMSQPETYEALQKGVADATLCPVETLKGWKQGEVISSVTDSSVIGYTTSMFVVMNKAKWDGLPADLQAVLTEVSAEWVAKQGAAWDQADEEGRAFVAGLGHETLPLSDEEKARWKEAVKPILDEYVKGCADKGLPGDAFLADLQALIAKYAAEAV
- a CDS encoding TRAP transporter small permease, whose translation is MDEGSAGFLGLVKRADRAYLRALRAVVLALAAVSGLAILAMIAVTCADVVLRAFGRPLTGAFDIVRVGGAVAIACALPYTTAVKGHVAIEFFFQKLNRPGRILVDTVCRLLVAGLFSVFAWQCVMYGNSLRRTGEVSLTLQIPMFWVAYVIAGACAVTVLVKVHNLLHPGREMIKP
- the guaB gene encoding IMP dehydrogenase, with the translated sequence MTGDSRIIRGLSFDDVLLCPARSGVLPRDTDVRTRLTRAVGLNIPLLSAAMDTVTESRLAISIAQEGGLGVIHKNLTLSEQAEEVDRVKRSQAGIVSHPFTLTPEHKLKDAEALMGRYHVSGVPITNASGILVGILTNRDLRFEEDLEAPIADVMTPRERLVTVPPGTPMDEAKRLLHRHRIEKLPIVDKDGRLEGLLTIKDIIKARDFPNRCTDERGRLRVGAAVGVGPGEVERVEAVLSAGADVVVVDSAHGHSEMVLDMVRQIKAAFPDAQVIAGNVVTAEAARDLVEAGVDAVKVGVGPGAICTTRVVAGVGVPQLTAVMDVAAECRKRDVPVIADGGVKYSGDIAKAIAAGADAVMIGSLFAGTEESPGEKVLYEGRTFKVVRGMGSIKAMQRGSKTRYMQFDSDPTKLVPEGIEARVPYRGALSGYVHQLVGGLRAAMGYCGCATIPGFQQNARFVEMTAAGLRESHPHDVTITEDAPNYQVPR
- a CDS encoding universal stress protein, translated to MSTEPLPDSPYQRILFCTDFSENADRAFDYALDAALRRPGCALFLLHVVPEPDAQFWKTYLYEVEGVDDKAKRDIDARVAETYRPRIPGGVDFRVEMRVGRDYQMILAFAAEVHADLIVVGRHGHSVLESALFGNVTEKVVRKAACPVLVVPPDPRKTRNAG
- a CDS encoding sodium:solute symporter, yielding MWSLNAIDYSVIGGYLLALLVLGLVLERMASRSLDDYFIGGRQLPWWALGISGMAFFLDMTGTMIITSFLFMLGPRGLFIEFRGGAVLGLAFMMLWGGKWHRRSKCLTVAEWMVFRFGDGWGGRFAQFVMALAGIVNSIGMLAYLIKGSGLFLTMFFPYSPLTCTLVMIGITCVYTMISGFYGVVFTDLFQSGIIALGVVIISVMAVAKIGAAPDFAAIAQQVTGNSQWMSSTPQLNTEMPAGYEQYHALFMFAFFYLMKNVFAGIPSGYDPRYFGAKSDRECGLLTGFWTCLMTLRWPMMMGFAAMGILLVHDLFPDRTAMAQAADLVKRENPALVKEQWADAVSDITNHPERHAPELVAGLKGVLGGEAWQKKLMLVGFEGGVDPERILPAVLLFNIPAGLRGLLLIVLLAAAMSTFNATINMTTGYVTRDIYQKYLHRAASTRELIYVSWATVLGLTAVSFVFAYSVKSINDIWDWIIMGLGGGLMVPLLLRLLWWRFNGGGFALGTFTGLTAAILQRALYPGMDPRLQFLFLGCVGLAASIIGTYLTPPEDVKAVGRFYRITRPFGVWGPFRRALPPAERAAMELEHRRDILCVPFALLWQVNMFLMPMQAVIGAWSGFAVSFVLFCVGLTGMYFLWFRHLPKENYFESGEEAGVKLGHETREETA